A DNA window from Actinomadura coerulea contains the following coding sequences:
- a CDS encoding SgcJ/EcaC family oxidoreductase: MTDTAAVHALFDRLTAAWDAGDGAAYGACFTADATYITYVGTLYRGAEEIGAAHQALFDGFLKGTRLACEIIDVRLTGPGTAVVITRGDTYKKAPGKLKKLQTNTVVRGADGVWRLAAFQNTLHKSLMEAVSFKFQPATRPAAA; the protein is encoded by the coding sequence ATGACCGACACCGCCGCCGTCCACGCGCTCTTCGACCGCCTCACGGCCGCCTGGGACGCCGGTGACGGCGCCGCCTACGGCGCGTGCTTCACCGCAGACGCGACCTACATCACCTATGTCGGCACCCTCTACCGGGGCGCCGAGGAGATCGGCGCCGCGCACCAGGCTCTCTTCGACGGCTTCCTCAAGGGCACCAGGCTGGCCTGCGAGATCATCGACGTCCGCCTCACGGGCCCCGGCACCGCCGTCGTCATCACCCGCGGCGACACCTACAAGAAGGCTCCCGGCAAGCTCAAGAAGCTCCAGACCAACACCGTCGTCCGGGGAGCCGACGGCGTATGGCGCCTGGCCGCGTTCCAGAACACCCTCCACAAGAGCCTCATGGAGGCCGTTTCCTTCAAGTTCCAGCCCGCCACCAGACCCGCCGCGGCCTGA
- a CDS encoding arginase family protein, with product MTVTLLPYHQDERLPDASFPLSGLDVVAVTPDLPDGDVWQRVAALFEPVVAEVAGQIDGGSMPRVVSGDCLTAEAVLAGVQKAGVDASVVWFDAHGDVHTVDSSTSGYIGGMPLRQILGADTALLPDRLGLRTLPEDRAVLVDARDLDPAEAEFLASSRVRRCAVDDVDLPPGPLLLHIDVDVVDAAELPGLKFPVAGGPSREAVVASVRRIMATGRVAALDIACPWHPPEDGDDDVRARLLKDLLTA from the coding sequence ATGACTGTCACCCTCCTGCCCTATCACCAGGACGAACGGCTCCCCGACGCGTCCTTCCCCCTTTCCGGTCTCGACGTCGTCGCCGTGACGCCGGACCTGCCCGACGGCGACGTGTGGCAGCGCGTCGCGGCGCTGTTCGAGCCGGTCGTCGCCGAGGTCGCCGGCCAGATCGACGGCGGTTCGATGCCGCGCGTGGTGTCGGGCGACTGCCTGACCGCCGAGGCCGTCCTCGCGGGCGTCCAGAAGGCGGGGGTGGACGCCTCCGTCGTCTGGTTCGACGCGCACGGCGACGTCCACACGGTGGACAGCTCGACGTCCGGCTACATCGGCGGGATGCCGCTCCGGCAGATCCTCGGCGCCGACACCGCGCTCCTCCCCGACCGGCTGGGGCTGCGCACGCTGCCGGAGGACCGCGCCGTCCTGGTGGACGCCCGCGACCTCGACCCGGCCGAGGCGGAGTTCCTCGCGTCCTCGCGGGTGCGGCGCTGCGCGGTCGACGACGTCGACCTGCCCCCCGGCCCGCTGCTGCTGCACATCGACGTGGACGTCGTCGACGCCGCCGAGCTCCCCGGGCTGAAGTTCCCGGTCGCCGGCGGGCCCTCCCGCGAGGCGGTCGTCGCGTCCGTCCGGCGGATCATGGCCACCGGCCGCGTGGCCGCCCTGGACATCGCCTGCCCCTGGCATCCGCCGGAGGACGGCGACGACGACGTCCGCGCCCGGCTGCTGAAGGATCTGCTGACCGCGTGA
- a CDS encoding succinate dehydrogenase/fumarate reductase iron-sulfur subunit, producing the protein MKLTLRVWRQSGPQDKGGMVEYKLDDVSPDASFLEMLDVLNEKLIASGEEPVAFDHDCREGICGMCSLVINGTPHGPERATTTCQLHMRKFKDGEVIDVEPWRAKAFPVVKDLVVDRSAFDRMIQAGGYITAPTGTAPEAHSTPVPKPDADRAFEAAECIGCGACVAACPNGSAALFLGAKVTHLGLMPQGQPERWDRVVSMLDTHDEEGFGGCTNTGECTVACPKGIPLDVIGRLNHDYLKATAGGKKR; encoded by the coding sequence ATGAAGCTCACACTGCGCGTCTGGCGCCAGAGCGGCCCGCAGGACAAGGGCGGGATGGTCGAGTACAAGCTCGACGACGTCTCCCCCGACGCCTCGTTCCTGGAGATGCTGGACGTCCTCAACGAGAAGCTCATCGCCTCCGGCGAGGAGCCGGTCGCGTTCGACCACGACTGCCGCGAGGGCATCTGCGGCATGTGCTCGCTGGTCATCAACGGCACCCCGCACGGCCCGGAGCGCGCCACCACCACGTGCCAGCTCCACATGCGCAAGTTCAAGGACGGCGAGGTCATCGACGTCGAGCCGTGGCGGGCCAAGGCGTTCCCGGTGGTCAAGGACCTGGTCGTCGACCGGTCGGCGTTCGACCGGATGATCCAGGCCGGCGGCTACATCACCGCGCCGACCGGCACCGCCCCCGAGGCGCACTCGACGCCCGTCCCGAAGCCCGACGCCGACCGCGCGTTCGAGGCCGCCGAGTGCATCGGCTGCGGGGCCTGCGTCGCGGCCTGCCCGAACGGCTCGGCCGCCCTGTTCCTCGGCGCCAAGGTCACCCACCTCGGCCTGATGCCGCAGGGCCAGCCCGAGCGCTGGGACCGCGTCGTGTCCATGCTGGACACCCACGACGAGGAGGGCTTCGGCGGCTGCACCAACACCGGCGAGTGCACCGTCGCCTGCCCGAAGGGCATCCCGCTGGACGTCATCGGCCGGCTGAACCACGACTACCTGAAGGCGACCGCCGGAGGGAAGAAGCGGTAG
- a CDS encoding fumarate reductase/succinate dehydrogenase flavoprotein subunit yields the protein MAADDTTNGFYRTGEPIADAKAPAGAIEERWTTRKFEAKQVNPANKRKKKIIIIGTGLAGGSAGATLGEAGYHVQQFCFQDSPRRAHSIAAQGGINAAKNYRNDGDSVYRLFYETVKGGDFRSRESNVYRLADISRQIIDQCVAQGVPFAREYGGLLDNRSFGGTQVSRTFYARGQTGQQLLLGAYQALMRQVDAGNVELFPRHEMLDLIMEDGRARGVVVRNLIDGEVKHYTADAVVLASGGYGNVYFLSTNAMGSNVTASWRAHRHGALFANPCYTQIHPTCIPVSGDHQSKLTLMSESLRNDGRVWVPKKAGDTRRPYDIPEDERDYYLERIYPSFGNLVPRDIASRAAKNVCDEGRGVGPGGLGVYLDFADAIARLGRDKVEAKYGNLFEMYERITGENPYDTPMRIYPAVHYTMGGLWVDYDLESTIPGLFVIGEANFSDHGANRLGASALMQGLADGYFVLPNTINDYIARNSLPPVAETAVSEAEERVRTRIERLLSIDGDRSVDSFHRELGHIMWEYCGMERTEEGLRKALDLIPALREEFWTRVKVTGKGEELNQQLEKAGRVADFFELAELMVIDALHRAESCGGHFRAESQDEDGEAKRDDDNFGYVAAWEWAGEGAQPVLHKEALNFEYVKPTQRSYK from the coding sequence ATGGCAGCTGACGACACGACCAACGGCTTCTACCGGACCGGCGAGCCGATCGCCGACGCCAAGGCCCCGGCCGGCGCCATCGAGGAGCGCTGGACGACCCGCAAGTTCGAGGCCAAGCAGGTCAACCCGGCCAACAAGCGCAAGAAGAAGATCATCATCATCGGCACGGGCCTGGCCGGCGGCTCGGCCGGCGCCACGCTCGGCGAGGCCGGCTACCACGTCCAGCAGTTCTGCTTCCAGGACTCGCCGCGCCGCGCCCACTCGATCGCCGCGCAGGGCGGCATCAACGCCGCCAAGAACTACCGCAACGACGGCGACAGCGTGTACCGGCTGTTCTACGAGACGGTCAAGGGCGGCGACTTCCGGTCCCGCGAGTCCAACGTCTACCGGCTCGCCGACATCTCGCGGCAGATCATCGACCAGTGCGTCGCGCAGGGCGTCCCGTTCGCCCGCGAGTACGGCGGGCTGCTCGACAACCGCTCCTTCGGCGGCACGCAGGTCTCCCGGACGTTCTACGCGCGCGGGCAGACGGGCCAGCAGCTGCTCCTCGGCGCCTACCAGGCGCTGATGCGGCAGGTGGACGCCGGGAACGTGGAGCTGTTCCCGCGGCACGAGATGCTCGACCTGATCATGGAGGACGGGCGGGCGCGCGGCGTCGTCGTCCGGAACCTGATCGACGGCGAGGTCAAGCACTACACGGCGGACGCGGTGGTGCTGGCGTCCGGCGGCTACGGCAACGTGTACTTCCTGTCCACGAACGCGATGGGCTCGAACGTCACCGCGTCCTGGCGCGCCCACCGGCACGGCGCCCTGTTCGCCAACCCCTGCTACACCCAGATCCACCCGACGTGCATCCCGGTCAGCGGCGACCACCAGTCGAAGCTGACGCTGATGTCGGAGTCGCTGCGCAACGACGGCCGCGTGTGGGTGCCGAAGAAGGCCGGCGACACCCGCAGGCCGTACGACATCCCCGAGGACGAGCGCGACTACTACCTGGAGCGCATCTACCCGTCCTTCGGCAACCTCGTCCCGCGCGACATCGCCTCCCGCGCGGCCAAGAACGTCTGCGACGAGGGCCGCGGCGTCGGCCCCGGCGGGCTCGGCGTCTACCTCGACTTCGCCGACGCGATCGCGCGCCTCGGCCGGGACAAGGTCGAGGCGAAGTACGGCAACCTCTTCGAGATGTACGAGCGCATCACCGGCGAGAACCCCTACGACACGCCGATGCGCATCTACCCGGCCGTCCACTACACGATGGGCGGCCTGTGGGTGGACTACGACCTGGAGTCCACGATCCCGGGCCTGTTCGTCATCGGCGAGGCGAACTTCTCCGACCACGGCGCGAACCGGCTGGGCGCCTCCGCGCTGATGCAGGGCCTCGCGGACGGCTACTTCGTCCTGCCGAACACCATCAACGACTACATCGCCCGCAACAGCCTCCCCCCGGTCGCCGAGACGGCGGTCAGCGAGGCGGAGGAGCGGGTGCGGACGAGGATCGAGCGGCTGCTGTCGATCGACGGCGACCGCTCCGTCGACTCCTTCCACCGCGAGCTCGGCCACATCATGTGGGAGTACTGCGGCATGGAGCGCACCGAGGAGGGGCTGCGCAAGGCGCTGGACCTCATCCCCGCGCTGCGCGAGGAGTTCTGGACGCGCGTCAAGGTCACCGGCAAGGGCGAGGAGCTGAACCAGCAGCTGGAGAAGGCGGGACGCGTCGCCGACTTCTTCGAGCTGGCCGAGCTGATGGTCATCGACGCGCTGCACCGCGCCGAGTCCTGCGGCGGCCACTTCCGGGCCGAGAGCCAGGACGAGGACGGCGAGGCCAAGCGCGACGACGACAACTTCGGCTACGTCGCCGCCTGGGAATGGGCCGGGGAGGGCGCGCAGCCCGTCCTCCACAAGGAGGCCCTCAACTTCGAGTACGTCAAGCCCACGCAGAGGTCGTACAAGTAA